A genomic window from Pungitius pungitius chromosome 12, fPunPun2.1, whole genome shotgun sequence includes:
- the sun1b gene encoding SUN domain-containing protein 1 isoform X3 — translation MTMDFSQLHTYTPPQCAPENTGYTYSLSSSYSTAALDFEKEHHIAAVYESPRMSRRSLRLQTGAGHHGNETLDEYSQSHSSSYTSTRRETRSLRSKKQQSSSSSLSFPLSQAATPRKTLSFSAANTPINNSSSSGIIIHEGNTASDGSLLTSTLDQSHLRQRTVTTTTTSTTVDGHWGSNSSNDHQSSKLNGGASASKSHHSLVNGYICNDCSFHSQKTDSPITQSSSSSSSLLLSSKAAGASSEGLFSSSTSSPFTRIYSRDRSQRKKTGVLVSVSNTCVHYSKRALAPIVSLVTLLFNNVLWLGSRARSPPGKGVLASFSDSMRQAMSSSLSQLWIFKQTTLHRMVGYRANGYEGQAHSSFCGSMNVKDLRTEDASHLKLNGSLCDDCKGKQHSETHTVLLTHSSRCRRLLGGLWSVVAFTGHFLIQPGHCVAKAGQALGSWVGRVVQRLLLLCWMLLAAPVKAVRGLVWFLATGWYQLVSLMSLLNVFFLTRCLPKLWRLLLLLLPLFLLLALWLWGPSTAVLLAYLPAVNLTEWRLASPLSNVVQVSAPSPASVPVPAAETPVEVTPATPVSQALPSLPPAVVSSVDLERLERVERQLTLLWEQVQQGDQRQQQRHGDVLGLYSSLREQLHTQTDRESLGLWVSTLLEQRLGVLRGELEQENTGRAQSAEQQKQQQEGQATRLADLELQLNALAAMTEEVQQKQKQQQQHEHEKQGRETKITSTATVPISVGVKQEDHDALLVEVQRLELELAGIREDLQGVVGCKGKCEQLDTLQETISSQVSSQVRKELQALFFGSGEPGVVPESLILWLSQRYVTTPDLRASLSSMELSILRNVSQQLELNRAQTLGEAESQAQTIVKTVTGTVQHAAAAEGLTEEQVKLIVQNALRLYSQDRTGLVDYALESGGGSILSTRCSETYETKTALMSLFGLPLWYFSQSPRVVIQPDVYPGNCWAFKGSQGYLVIRLSLRILPTSFCMEHIPRAMSPTGNITSAPRNFTVLGLDDEYQEEGKLLGHYTYEEDGESLQSFSVTEQNDRAFQIIEVRVLSNWGHPEYTCMYRFRVHGEPRPQ, via the exons ATGACCATGGATTTTTCCCaactgcacacatacacaccgcCACAGTGTGCTCCCGAGAACACCGGCTATACCTACTCCCTCAG ctccagCTACTCCACAGCGGCGTTAGATTTTGAGAAGGAGCACCATATTGCTGCCGTGTACGAGTCGCCCAGGATGTCACGGCGGAGCCTGCGTCTGCAGACAGGTGCCGGACACCACGGCAATGAGACCCTGGATGAATACTCCCAGAGCCACAGCAGTAGCTACACCAGCACAAGGAGAGAGACAAG GTCGCTGCGCAGTAAAAAGCAGCAGTCCAGTTCCAGCTCACTGTCTTTCCCCTTGAGCCAAGCCGCCACGCCGAGGAAAACCCTCTCCTTCTCAGCTGCAAATACCCCGattaacaacagcagcagcagcggcatcATCATTCATGAAGGCAACACAGCTTCTGATGGCTCTTTGCTTACCTCCACCCTGGACCAGTCCCACCTGAGACAACGCACCGTCACCACAAccactacttctactactgtGGATGGACACTGGG GGAGTAACTCCAGCAACGACCACCAGTCGTCAAAGCTCAACGGCGGCGCCAGCGCATCAAAATCCCACCACTCACTCGTCAATGGATACATCTGCAACGACTGCTCTTTCCACTCTCAGAAGACCGACTCCCCTATCACGcagtcttcatcatcatcatcatcattattattatcatctaaGGCAGCAGGAGCTTCCTCAGAAggcctcttctcttcctccacctcgtcCCCGTTCACAAGAATATACTCCAGGGACAGGAGTCAAAGGAAAAAGACCG GTGTCCTGGTGTCTGTGTCTAACACGTGTGTGCACTACAGCAAACGAGCCCTGGCCCCCATAGTGTCCTTAGTCACCCTgctcttcaacaatgtgctcTGGCTGGGTTCACGGGCCAGGAGCCCCCCAGGAAAAG GTGTCCTTGCATCTTTTTCGGACTCAATGAGACAAGCCATGTCCTCCAGTCTGTCCCAACTGTGGATATTTAAGCAGACCACTCTTCACAGGATGGTGGGCTACAGGGCTAATGGCTATGAAGGACAAG CCCACTCAAGCTTCTGTGGAAGCATGAATGTGAAGGATCTGAGGACCGAAGATGCATCACATCTCAAACTCAATGGTTCCCTGT GCGATGACTGTAAAGGGAAGCAGcattcagagacacacactgtcctcctcACACACTCCTCCAGGTGTCGACGCCTGTTGGGGGGACTGTGGAGCGTCGTAGCTTTTACAG GTCACTTTCTCATCCAGCCAGGTCACTGTGTGGCGAAAGCAGGCCAAGCGTTGGGATCATGGGTTGGAAGAGTGGTGCAGAGGCTCCTGTTGTTATGCTGGATGCTCTTGGCAGCTCCAG TGAAGGCAGTCAGGGGACTTGTGTGGTTCCTTGCTACAGGATGGTACCAGCTGGTGTCTCTGATGTCGCTCCTCAACGTCTTCTTTCTGACGCG ATGTCTTCCCAAACTCTGGAGGCTCCTATTGCTCCTTTTgccccttttcctcctccttg CTCTCTGGTTGTGGGGTCCGTCCACTGCCGTCCTGCTCGCCTACCTGCCAGCCGTAAACCTAACCGAGTGGCGTCTCGCGTCTCCCTTGTCTAACGTGGTGCAAGTTTCTGCTCCATCTCCTGCCTCCGTACCTGTCCCTGCAGCAGAAACTCCAGTAGAGGTCACCCCAGCCACCCCGGTCTCACAGGCACTA CCGTCTCTTCCCCCTGCGGTGGTCTCGAGTGTGGACTTGGAGAGATTGGAGCGTGTGGAGCGCCAACTGACCCTGCTGTGGGAGCAGGTCCAGCAGGGCgaccagaggcagcagcagcggcacgGGGATGTCTTGGGTCTCTACAGCAGCCTGAGGGAGCAGCTCCACACTCAGACCGACAGGGAGAGCCTGGGATTGTGGGTGTCCACCCTGCTGGAGCAGAGGCTCGGGGTGTTGAGGGGAGAGCTGGAGCAAGAGAACACCGGCAGAGCACAG AGCGCAGAGcagcagaaacagcagcaaGAGGGTCAGGCAACACGGCTGGCTGATTTAGAGCTGCAGCTCAATGCTCTGGCTGCTATGACTGAG GAGGTGcaacagaagcagaagcagcagcagcaacatgaaCACGAGAAGCaaggaagagaaacaaagaTCACTTCAACAGCAACAGTTCCTATCAG TGTGGGTGTGAAGCAGGAGGACCATGATGCTCTGCTGGTGGAGGTGCAGAGACTTGAGTTGGAGCTGGCCGGGATCAGAGAGGACCTGCAGGGTGTGGTGGGATGTAAGGGCAAGTGTGAGCAGCTGGACACACTACAGGAGACT ATCTCCTCCCAGGTCTCCTCCCAGGTGCGTAAGGAGTTGCAGGCCCTGTTCTTCGGCAGTGGTGAGCCGGGAGTGGTGCCCGAGTCCTTGATCCTCTGGCTGTCCCAGCGCTACGTGACCACACCCGACCTGCGGGCTTCCCTGTCCTCGATGGAGCTGAGCATCCTGAGGAACGTGTCCCAGCAGCTGGAGCTTAACCGGGCTCAGACCCTGGGTGAGGCCGAGTCCCAAGCCCAGACCATCGTTAAGACTGTAACCGGAACCGTCCAACACGCCGCTGCTGCAGAGGGACTGACGGAGGAG CAAGTAAAGCTGATCGTCCAAAACGCTTTGAGGCTCTACTCCCAGGATCGAACAGGCCTGGTGGACTACGCCCTGGAGTCTGGAG GTGGCAGCATCCTCAGCACTCGCTGCTCTGAGACATATGAGACCAAGACGGCCCTCATGAGTCTGTTCGGCCTGCCGCTCTGGTACTTCTCCCAGTCGCCGCGCGTCGTCATCCAG CCTGATGTGTACCCTGGTAACTGCTGGGCATTCAAAGGCTCTCAGGGCTATCTGGTGATCCGCTTGTCCCTGAGGATCCTGCCCACCTCTTTCTGCATGGAGCACATCCCCAGGGCCATGTCCCCGACAGGAAACATCACCAGCGCCCCACGCAACTTCACTGTTTTA GGTCTAGATGACGAGTACCAGGAAGAAGGGAAGCTGCTGGGGCACTACACGTACGAGGAAGACGGGGAGTCACTGCAGAGCTTTTCTGTTACG GAGCAGAACGACAGGGCCTTCCAGATCATCGAGGTGCGGGTGCTGTCTAACTGGGGTCATCCAGAATACACCTGCATGTACCGCTTCCGAGTGCATGGAGAACCCCGGCCTCAGTGA
- the sun1b gene encoding SUN domain-containing protein 1 isoform X4 — MREEPKQRRMTMDFSQLHTYTPPQCAPENTGYTYSLSSSYSTAALDFEKEHHIAAVYESPRMSRRSLRLQTGAGHHGNETLDEYSQSHSSSYTSTRRETRSLRSKKQQSSSSSLSFPLSQAATPRKTLSFSAANTPINNSSSSGIIIHEGNTASDGSLLTSTLDQSHLRQRTVTTTTTSTTVDGHWGSNSSNDHQSSKLNGGASASKSHHSLVNGYICNDCSFHSQKTDSPITQSSSSSSSLLLSSKAAGASSEGLFSSSTSSPFTRIYSRDRSQRKKTGVLVSVSNTCVHYSKRALAPIVSLVTLLFNNVLWLGSRARSPPGKGVLASFSDSMRQAMSSSLSQLWIFKQTTLHRMVGYRANGYEGQAHSSFCGSMNVKDLRTEDASHLKLNGSLCHFLIQPGHCVAKAGQALGSWVGRVVQRLLLLCWMLLAAPVKAVRGLVWFLATGWYQLVSLMSLLNVFFLTRCLPKLWRLLLLLLPLFLLLALWLWGPSTAVLLAYLPAVNLTEWRLASPLSNVVQVSAPSPASVPVPAAETPVEVTPATPVSQALPSLPPAVVSSVDLERLERVERQLTLLWEQVQQGDQRQQQRHGDVLGLYSSLREQLHTQTDRESLGLWVSTLLEQRLGVLRGELEQENTGRAQSAEQQKQQQEGQATRLADLELQLNALAAMTEEVQQKQKQQQQHEHEKQGRETKITSTATVPISVGVKQEDHDALLVEVQRLELELAGIREDLQGVVGCKGKCEQLDTLQETISSQVSSQVRKELQALFFGSGEPGVVPESLILWLSQRYVTTPDLRASLSSMELSILRNVSQQLELNRAQTLGEAESQAQTIVKTVTGTVQHAAAAEGLTEEQVKLIVQNALRLYSQDRTGLVDYALESGGGSILSTRCSETYETKTALMSLFGLPLWYFSQSPRVVIQPDVYPGNCWAFKGSQGYLVIRLSLRILPTSFCMEHIPRAMSPTGNITSAPRNFTVLGLDDEYQEEGKLLGHYTYEEDGESLQSFSVTEQNDRAFQIIEVRVLSNWGHPEYTCMYRFRVHGEPRPQ, encoded by the exons ATGCGGGAAGAG CCTAAACAAAGAAGAATGACCATGGATTTTTCCCaactgcacacatacacaccgcCACAGTGTGCTCCCGAGAACACCGGCTATACCTACTCCCTCAG ctccagCTACTCCACAGCGGCGTTAGATTTTGAGAAGGAGCACCATATTGCTGCCGTGTACGAGTCGCCCAGGATGTCACGGCGGAGCCTGCGTCTGCAGACAGGTGCCGGACACCACGGCAATGAGACCCTGGATGAATACTCCCAGAGCCACAGCAGTAGCTACACCAGCACAAGGAGAGAGACAAG GTCGCTGCGCAGTAAAAAGCAGCAGTCCAGTTCCAGCTCACTGTCTTTCCCCTTGAGCCAAGCCGCCACGCCGAGGAAAACCCTCTCCTTCTCAGCTGCAAATACCCCGattaacaacagcagcagcagcggcatcATCATTCATGAAGGCAACACAGCTTCTGATGGCTCTTTGCTTACCTCCACCCTGGACCAGTCCCACCTGAGACAACGCACCGTCACCACAAccactacttctactactgtGGATGGACACTGGG GGAGTAACTCCAGCAACGACCACCAGTCGTCAAAGCTCAACGGCGGCGCCAGCGCATCAAAATCCCACCACTCACTCGTCAATGGATACATCTGCAACGACTGCTCTTTCCACTCTCAGAAGACCGACTCCCCTATCACGcagtcttcatcatcatcatcatcattattattatcatctaaGGCAGCAGGAGCTTCCTCAGAAggcctcttctcttcctccacctcgtcCCCGTTCACAAGAATATACTCCAGGGACAGGAGTCAAAGGAAAAAGACCG GTGTCCTGGTGTCTGTGTCTAACACGTGTGTGCACTACAGCAAACGAGCCCTGGCCCCCATAGTGTCCTTAGTCACCCTgctcttcaacaatgtgctcTGGCTGGGTTCACGGGCCAGGAGCCCCCCAGGAAAAG GTGTCCTTGCATCTTTTTCGGACTCAATGAGACAAGCCATGTCCTCCAGTCTGTCCCAACTGTGGATATTTAAGCAGACCACTCTTCACAGGATGGTGGGCTACAGGGCTAATGGCTATGAAGGACAAG CCCACTCAAGCTTCTGTGGAAGCATGAATGTGAAGGATCTGAGGACCGAAGATGCATCACATCTCAAACTCAATGGTTCCCTGT GTCACTTTCTCATCCAGCCAGGTCACTGTGTGGCGAAAGCAGGCCAAGCGTTGGGATCATGGGTTGGAAGAGTGGTGCAGAGGCTCCTGTTGTTATGCTGGATGCTCTTGGCAGCTCCAG TGAAGGCAGTCAGGGGACTTGTGTGGTTCCTTGCTACAGGATGGTACCAGCTGGTGTCTCTGATGTCGCTCCTCAACGTCTTCTTTCTGACGCG ATGTCTTCCCAAACTCTGGAGGCTCCTATTGCTCCTTTTgccccttttcctcctccttg CTCTCTGGTTGTGGGGTCCGTCCACTGCCGTCCTGCTCGCCTACCTGCCAGCCGTAAACCTAACCGAGTGGCGTCTCGCGTCTCCCTTGTCTAACGTGGTGCAAGTTTCTGCTCCATCTCCTGCCTCCGTACCTGTCCCTGCAGCAGAAACTCCAGTAGAGGTCACCCCAGCCACCCCGGTCTCACAGGCACTA CCGTCTCTTCCCCCTGCGGTGGTCTCGAGTGTGGACTTGGAGAGATTGGAGCGTGTGGAGCGCCAACTGACCCTGCTGTGGGAGCAGGTCCAGCAGGGCgaccagaggcagcagcagcggcacgGGGATGTCTTGGGTCTCTACAGCAGCCTGAGGGAGCAGCTCCACACTCAGACCGACAGGGAGAGCCTGGGATTGTGGGTGTCCACCCTGCTGGAGCAGAGGCTCGGGGTGTTGAGGGGAGAGCTGGAGCAAGAGAACACCGGCAGAGCACAG AGCGCAGAGcagcagaaacagcagcaaGAGGGTCAGGCAACACGGCTGGCTGATTTAGAGCTGCAGCTCAATGCTCTGGCTGCTATGACTGAG GAGGTGcaacagaagcagaagcagcagcagcaacatgaaCACGAGAAGCaaggaagagaaacaaagaTCACTTCAACAGCAACAGTTCCTATCAG TGTGGGTGTGAAGCAGGAGGACCATGATGCTCTGCTGGTGGAGGTGCAGAGACTTGAGTTGGAGCTGGCCGGGATCAGAGAGGACCTGCAGGGTGTGGTGGGATGTAAGGGCAAGTGTGAGCAGCTGGACACACTACAGGAGACT ATCTCCTCCCAGGTCTCCTCCCAGGTGCGTAAGGAGTTGCAGGCCCTGTTCTTCGGCAGTGGTGAGCCGGGAGTGGTGCCCGAGTCCTTGATCCTCTGGCTGTCCCAGCGCTACGTGACCACACCCGACCTGCGGGCTTCCCTGTCCTCGATGGAGCTGAGCATCCTGAGGAACGTGTCCCAGCAGCTGGAGCTTAACCGGGCTCAGACCCTGGGTGAGGCCGAGTCCCAAGCCCAGACCATCGTTAAGACTGTAACCGGAACCGTCCAACACGCCGCTGCTGCAGAGGGACTGACGGAGGAG CAAGTAAAGCTGATCGTCCAAAACGCTTTGAGGCTCTACTCCCAGGATCGAACAGGCCTGGTGGACTACGCCCTGGAGTCTGGAG GTGGCAGCATCCTCAGCACTCGCTGCTCTGAGACATATGAGACCAAGACGGCCCTCATGAGTCTGTTCGGCCTGCCGCTCTGGTACTTCTCCCAGTCGCCGCGCGTCGTCATCCAG CCTGATGTGTACCCTGGTAACTGCTGGGCATTCAAAGGCTCTCAGGGCTATCTGGTGATCCGCTTGTCCCTGAGGATCCTGCCCACCTCTTTCTGCATGGAGCACATCCCCAGGGCCATGTCCCCGACAGGAAACATCACCAGCGCCCCACGCAACTTCACTGTTTTA GGTCTAGATGACGAGTACCAGGAAGAAGGGAAGCTGCTGGGGCACTACACGTACGAGGAAGACGGGGAGTCACTGCAGAGCTTTTCTGTTACG GAGCAGAACGACAGGGCCTTCCAGATCATCGAGGTGCGGGTGCTGTCTAACTGGGGTCATCCAGAATACACCTGCATGTACCGCTTCCGAGTGCATGGAGAACCCCGGCCTCAGTGA
- the sun1b gene encoding SUN domain-containing protein 1 isoform X7, producing the protein MREEPKQRRMTMDFSQLHTYTPPQCAPENTGYTYSLSSSYSTAALDFEKEHHIAAVYESPRMSRRSLRLQTGAGHHGNETLDEYSQSHSSSYTSTRRETRSLRSKKQQSSSSSLSFPLSQAATPRKTLSFSAANTPINNSSSSGIIIHEGNTASDGSLLTSTLDQSHLRQRTVTTTTTSTTVDGHWGSNSSNDHQSSKLNGGASASKSHHSLVNGYICNDCSFHSQKTDSPITQSSSSSSSLLLSSKAAGASSEGLFSSSTSSPFTRIYSRDRSQRKKTGVLVSVSNTCVHYSKRALAPIVSLVTLLFNNVLWLGSRARSPPGKAHSSFCGSMNVKDLRTEDASHLKLNGSLCHFLIQPGHCVAKAGQALGSWVGRVVQRLLLLCWMLLAAPVKAVRGLVWFLATGWYQLVSLMSLLNVFFLTRCLPKLWRLLLLLLPLFLLLALWLWGPSTAVLLAYLPAVNLTEWRLASPLSNVVQVSAPSPASVPVPAAETPVEVTPATPVSQALPSLPPAVVSSVDLERLERVERQLTLLWEQVQQGDQRQQQRHGDVLGLYSSLREQLHTQTDRESLGLWVSTLLEQRLGVLRGELEQENTGRAQSAEQQKQQQEGQATRLADLELQLNALAAMTEEVQQKQKQQQQHEHEKQGRETKITSTATVPISVGVKQEDHDALLVEVQRLELELAGIREDLQGVVGCKGKCEQLDTLQETISSQVSSQVRKELQALFFGSGEPGVVPESLILWLSQRYVTTPDLRASLSSMELSILRNVSQQLELNRAQTLGEAESQAQTIVKTVTGTVQHAAAAEGLTEEQVKLIVQNALRLYSQDRTGLVDYALESGGGSILSTRCSETYETKTALMSLFGLPLWYFSQSPRVVIQPDVYPGNCWAFKGSQGYLVIRLSLRILPTSFCMEHIPRAMSPTGNITSAPRNFTVLGLDDEYQEEGKLLGHYTYEEDGESLQSFSVTEQNDRAFQIIEVRVLSNWGHPEYTCMYRFRVHGEPRPQ; encoded by the exons ATGCGGGAAGAG CCTAAACAAAGAAGAATGACCATGGATTTTTCCCaactgcacacatacacaccgcCACAGTGTGCTCCCGAGAACACCGGCTATACCTACTCCCTCAG ctccagCTACTCCACAGCGGCGTTAGATTTTGAGAAGGAGCACCATATTGCTGCCGTGTACGAGTCGCCCAGGATGTCACGGCGGAGCCTGCGTCTGCAGACAGGTGCCGGACACCACGGCAATGAGACCCTGGATGAATACTCCCAGAGCCACAGCAGTAGCTACACCAGCACAAGGAGAGAGACAAG GTCGCTGCGCAGTAAAAAGCAGCAGTCCAGTTCCAGCTCACTGTCTTTCCCCTTGAGCCAAGCCGCCACGCCGAGGAAAACCCTCTCCTTCTCAGCTGCAAATACCCCGattaacaacagcagcagcagcggcatcATCATTCATGAAGGCAACACAGCTTCTGATGGCTCTTTGCTTACCTCCACCCTGGACCAGTCCCACCTGAGACAACGCACCGTCACCACAAccactacttctactactgtGGATGGACACTGGG GGAGTAACTCCAGCAACGACCACCAGTCGTCAAAGCTCAACGGCGGCGCCAGCGCATCAAAATCCCACCACTCACTCGTCAATGGATACATCTGCAACGACTGCTCTTTCCACTCTCAGAAGACCGACTCCCCTATCACGcagtcttcatcatcatcatcatcattattattatcatctaaGGCAGCAGGAGCTTCCTCAGAAggcctcttctcttcctccacctcgtcCCCGTTCACAAGAATATACTCCAGGGACAGGAGTCAAAGGAAAAAGACCG GTGTCCTGGTGTCTGTGTCTAACACGTGTGTGCACTACAGCAAACGAGCCCTGGCCCCCATAGTGTCCTTAGTCACCCTgctcttcaacaatgtgctcTGGCTGGGTTCACGGGCCAGGAGCCCCCCAGGAAAAG CCCACTCAAGCTTCTGTGGAAGCATGAATGTGAAGGATCTGAGGACCGAAGATGCATCACATCTCAAACTCAATGGTTCCCTGT GTCACTTTCTCATCCAGCCAGGTCACTGTGTGGCGAAAGCAGGCCAAGCGTTGGGATCATGGGTTGGAAGAGTGGTGCAGAGGCTCCTGTTGTTATGCTGGATGCTCTTGGCAGCTCCAG TGAAGGCAGTCAGGGGACTTGTGTGGTTCCTTGCTACAGGATGGTACCAGCTGGTGTCTCTGATGTCGCTCCTCAACGTCTTCTTTCTGACGCG ATGTCTTCCCAAACTCTGGAGGCTCCTATTGCTCCTTTTgccccttttcctcctccttg CTCTCTGGTTGTGGGGTCCGTCCACTGCCGTCCTGCTCGCCTACCTGCCAGCCGTAAACCTAACCGAGTGGCGTCTCGCGTCTCCCTTGTCTAACGTGGTGCAAGTTTCTGCTCCATCTCCTGCCTCCGTACCTGTCCCTGCAGCAGAAACTCCAGTAGAGGTCACCCCAGCCACCCCGGTCTCACAGGCACTA CCGTCTCTTCCCCCTGCGGTGGTCTCGAGTGTGGACTTGGAGAGATTGGAGCGTGTGGAGCGCCAACTGACCCTGCTGTGGGAGCAGGTCCAGCAGGGCgaccagaggcagcagcagcggcacgGGGATGTCTTGGGTCTCTACAGCAGCCTGAGGGAGCAGCTCCACACTCAGACCGACAGGGAGAGCCTGGGATTGTGGGTGTCCACCCTGCTGGAGCAGAGGCTCGGGGTGTTGAGGGGAGAGCTGGAGCAAGAGAACACCGGCAGAGCACAG AGCGCAGAGcagcagaaacagcagcaaGAGGGTCAGGCAACACGGCTGGCTGATTTAGAGCTGCAGCTCAATGCTCTGGCTGCTATGACTGAG GAGGTGcaacagaagcagaagcagcagcagcaacatgaaCACGAGAAGCaaggaagagaaacaaagaTCACTTCAACAGCAACAGTTCCTATCAG TGTGGGTGTGAAGCAGGAGGACCATGATGCTCTGCTGGTGGAGGTGCAGAGACTTGAGTTGGAGCTGGCCGGGATCAGAGAGGACCTGCAGGGTGTGGTGGGATGTAAGGGCAAGTGTGAGCAGCTGGACACACTACAGGAGACT ATCTCCTCCCAGGTCTCCTCCCAGGTGCGTAAGGAGTTGCAGGCCCTGTTCTTCGGCAGTGGTGAGCCGGGAGTGGTGCCCGAGTCCTTGATCCTCTGGCTGTCCCAGCGCTACGTGACCACACCCGACCTGCGGGCTTCCCTGTCCTCGATGGAGCTGAGCATCCTGAGGAACGTGTCCCAGCAGCTGGAGCTTAACCGGGCTCAGACCCTGGGTGAGGCCGAGTCCCAAGCCCAGACCATCGTTAAGACTGTAACCGGAACCGTCCAACACGCCGCTGCTGCAGAGGGACTGACGGAGGAG CAAGTAAAGCTGATCGTCCAAAACGCTTTGAGGCTCTACTCCCAGGATCGAACAGGCCTGGTGGACTACGCCCTGGAGTCTGGAG GTGGCAGCATCCTCAGCACTCGCTGCTCTGAGACATATGAGACCAAGACGGCCCTCATGAGTCTGTTCGGCCTGCCGCTCTGGTACTTCTCCCAGTCGCCGCGCGTCGTCATCCAG CCTGATGTGTACCCTGGTAACTGCTGGGCATTCAAAGGCTCTCAGGGCTATCTGGTGATCCGCTTGTCCCTGAGGATCCTGCCCACCTCTTTCTGCATGGAGCACATCCCCAGGGCCATGTCCCCGACAGGAAACATCACCAGCGCCCCACGCAACTTCACTGTTTTA GGTCTAGATGACGAGTACCAGGAAGAAGGGAAGCTGCTGGGGCACTACACGTACGAGGAAGACGGGGAGTCACTGCAGAGCTTTTCTGTTACG GAGCAGAACGACAGGGCCTTCCAGATCATCGAGGTGCGGGTGCTGTCTAACTGGGGTCATCCAGAATACACCTGCATGTACCGCTTCCGAGTGCATGGAGAACCCCGGCCTCAGTGA